From one Peredibacter starrii genomic stretch:
- a CDS encoding type II secretion system F family protein translates to MRKHFVSLILLLASIQVYAQDVAPKRQVDFWLDVLGLKGVLFGIGLAVFAYAYVNSVKLFAWIDDQTYGTRDYILKKFEIMFIEVDPNKITIGLLIMSFGMGILVFCILAFIGKLLLGTIAGIAVLIAGWKSPRPIVDYFEARRKKKYQMQMVDALNLLANGLRAGLTMPQAIGMVVDELPAPVSQEFNLVLQQAKIGVPLDEALENLKKRVYTEDNEMFVTSVNILRETGGNLAEVFDTIVLVIRERVRLQLKIDTYVASGKIQAYIIGAMPFAMILMFGSGDPDYFPLLFGTVLGVIALIVICGMVALGMWIIMKIINIKV, encoded by the coding sequence ATGAGAAAGCATTTTGTTTCACTCATTCTTCTTTTGGCCAGCATCCAGGTCTATGCTCAGGATGTGGCACCGAAACGCCAGGTTGATTTCTGGTTGGATGTGCTCGGTCTAAAAGGTGTGTTGTTTGGAATTGGTCTGGCGGTATTTGCTTACGCTTATGTAAATAGTGTGAAGCTCTTTGCTTGGATTGATGATCAGACCTACGGGACCCGAGATTACATTCTAAAGAAATTCGAAATCATGTTTATCGAAGTCGACCCGAATAAGATCACTATTGGTCTTCTTATCATGTCATTCGGTATGGGAATTTTAGTTTTCTGTATTCTGGCCTTCATTGGAAAACTTCTACTCGGAACAATTGCAGGCATCGCAGTTCTTATTGCTGGTTGGAAATCACCTCGTCCCATTGTTGATTATTTTGAGGCCCGTCGTAAGAAGAAATATCAGATGCAGATGGTGGATGCGCTTAACCTTCTGGCCAACGGTCTCAGAGCTGGTTTGACCATGCCTCAGGCGATCGGGATGGTGGTGGATGAGCTTCCGGCACCTGTGAGCCAGGAATTCAATCTGGTTCTTCAACAAGCAAAGATCGGTGTTCCTCTGGATGAGGCCCTCGAGAACCTAAAGAAAAGAGTTTATACAGAAGACAACGAGATGTTCGTCACAAGTGTCAACATTTTGCGCGAAACCGGGGGTAATCTTGCCGAAGTTTTCGACACTATTGTGCTTGTGATTCGTGAACGTGTTCGTCTTCAACTGAAAATCGATACATATGTGGCCTCCGGTAAGATCCAGGCCTACATCATCGGGGCCATGCCGTTTGCCATGATCTTGATGTTTGGTAGTGGTGATCCGGACTACTTTCCTCTTCTGTTTGGTACCGTTTTAGGAGTGATCGCTTTGATCGTGATTTGCGGGATGGTAGCTCTGGGAATGTGGATTATTATGAAGATTATTAATATTAAAGTTTAG
- a CDS encoding DUF6531 domain-containing protein, whose translation MMFMKRLALALVALMIATFAHAGVNLKNGNFYISYTDIVVPGGGKKLEITRTYNSKSTEVGWFGFGWGSEYETRLEVSADGSIIVHEHGSGAKTRFTPKTEVDAVAASTKIVNEMKKKTALTEKAAADLVQKLATNAELRHTYAMNFGVQAAVAPGTVLYSNDRGPQELSVTKEGYRRSHSDGKQDFFNNEGQLVKMADKSGYFISFAYKNGNLDSIKDSQAKQIFFSWYPDGMVKEIWSAGDKKTLYKYQDSDLVYSKDIGENVYEFGYDKSHNLSSISYADKTKLSIGYDQKTFFVTSVTDRNGENTKYQYGSDPKRPDDHYWTVVTKPGFDGKPVANRYEYEIKAKTDGSRYTYRILTEINGIKTDTIYGDNSLPIKIARGNHVTNFEYNAQGLLTKKSSTKGDFVNIEYDDKINKIKKVVNNEGTTDFEYDPKGNLVKAANNQGKTVFLIYDTKGKISKMVDQESASSRRVLAFKYNALGKPVEIEMEKVGKINVAYDNYGEIKKVESSAGHKMALQVTQAFQNLLTIVKPAGVNLNM comes from the coding sequence ATGATGTTTATGAAACGACTCGCTCTGGCCCTCGTTGCGCTCATGATTGCAACGTTTGCTCATGCCGGAGTGAATTTAAAGAATGGAAACTTTTACATTTCATACACGGACATTGTGGTTCCGGGCGGTGGTAAAAAATTGGAAATCACCCGTACCTACAACTCTAAATCAACAGAAGTCGGCTGGTTCGGTTTCGGTTGGGGTAGTGAATATGAAACTCGTCTTGAAGTTTCGGCCGATGGTTCAATCATTGTGCATGAACACGGATCAGGTGCGAAAACACGCTTTACTCCAAAGACAGAAGTTGATGCTGTAGCGGCCTCTACAAAAATCGTAAATGAGATGAAAAAGAAAACGGCCCTAACTGAAAAGGCGGCGGCCGATCTGGTTCAAAAACTTGCAACAAACGCTGAACTTCGTCACACATACGCAATGAACTTTGGTGTTCAGGCAGCTGTGGCCCCAGGAACAGTTCTTTATTCAAATGACCGTGGTCCTCAAGAGCTTTCTGTAACGAAAGAAGGTTACCGTCGTTCTCACAGTGATGGTAAGCAAGACTTCTTCAATAACGAAGGTCAACTAGTGAAGATGGCGGACAAGTCTGGCTACTTCATTTCTTTCGCTTATAAGAACGGTAATCTTGATTCAATTAAAGATTCACAAGCTAAGCAAATTTTCTTCTCTTGGTACCCGGATGGAATGGTAAAAGAAATCTGGTCTGCTGGTGACAAGAAAACTCTTTATAAGTATCAGGACTCAGATCTTGTTTACTCAAAAGACATTGGTGAAAACGTTTATGAGTTTGGTTATGACAAGTCTCACAACCTTTCTTCAATCAGCTATGCTGATAAAACAAAACTTTCTATCGGTTATGACCAGAAGACTTTCTTCGTAACAAGCGTAACTGATCGTAACGGTGAAAATACAAAGTACCAGTATGGTTCTGATCCTAAGAGACCAGATGATCACTACTGGACTGTAGTAACTAAGCCAGGCTTCGATGGTAAGCCAGTTGCTAACCGTTATGAATATGAAATTAAGGCGAAGACAGATGGCTCTCGTTATACATACCGTATTCTGACTGAGATCAACGGTATCAAGACTGACACTATCTATGGTGACAACTCACTTCCAATCAAAATTGCTCGTGGTAATCACGTAACAAATTTTGAATACAATGCTCAAGGTCTTCTTACAAAGAAATCTTCTACAAAAGGTGACTTTGTTAACATCGAATACGATGACAAGATCAACAAGATCAAAAAAGTTGTGAACAACGAAGGTACGACTGATTTCGAATACGATCCAAAAGGGAACCTTGTTAAAGCTGCCAATAACCAAGGTAAGACTGTGTTCCTTATTTACGATACGAAAGGCAAGATCTCTAAGATGGTTGATCAAGAGTCTGCAAGCTCACGTCGCGTACTTGCTTTCAAGTACAATGCTCTTGGTAAGCCGGTAGAAATCGAAATGGAAAAAGTCGGTAAAATCAATGTTGCTTACGATAACTATGGTGAGATCAAGAAAGTTGAATCGAGTGCCGGTCACAAGATGGCCCTTCAGGTAACTCAGGCTTTCCAAAACTTACT